One stretch of Pseudoramibacter sp. DNA includes these proteins:
- the rpmF gene encoding 50S ribosomal protein L32, translated as MAVPKHRSSKARRDKRRTHYKLSVPGMSVCPKCGEIKLPHRVCRNCGTYKDTEVLAED; from the coding sequence ATGGCAGTACCAAAGCATAGATCTTCTAAAGCAAGACGCGATAAGAGAAGAACACATTACAAATTGAGTGTACCAGGTATGAGCGTTTGCCCAAAATGTGGTGAAATCAAATTGCCTCATCGTGTTTGCAGAAATTGTGGAACATATAAAGATACAGAAGTATTAGCTGAAGACTAA
- a CDS encoding HAD family hydrolase: MNSNKSYSIFFDIDDTLYDQYAPFRQAFKVTFNDNFDDLNVEELFIFSRAQSDKVFDMVQRGEMDRESMYAYRIGKAFEEKGVNLPKSDCLLFQKNYEQCQKNIKLSQQIKNLLTFLSQHGVEMGIISNGPEQHQWFKIKTLGLEKWFSKKNIFISGSIGCSKPSSEIFQYVEKKINRSSDACIYIGDAFPIDVVGAKNAKWKSIWFNRRHHIMPEKTNVKPDFVVQSELELSQLLLTIYHITFSFNEK, encoded by the coding sequence ATGAACAGTAATAAATCGTATAGTATTTTTTTTGATATTGACGACACTTTGTATGATCAGTATGCCCCCTTTCGACAAGCATTTAAGGTTACGTTTAACGATAATTTTGATGATCTCAATGTAGAAGAACTTTTTATTTTTAGCCGTGCTCAAAGTGATAAGGTTTTTGATATGGTCCAGAGGGGGGAAATGGACAGAGAATCCATGTATGCATATCGCATTGGAAAGGCTTTTGAAGAAAAGGGTGTCAATCTTCCAAAAAGCGATTGTTTGCTTTTTCAAAAAAATTATGAACAGTGCCAAAAAAATATAAAGTTATCGCAACAAATAAAAAATTTACTAACATTTTTATCGCAGCATGGTGTTGAAATGGGCATTATTTCAAACGGTCCTGAACAGCATCAATGGTTTAAAATTAAAACTTTGGGGCTGGAGAAATGGTTTAGTAAAAAAAATATTTTTATTTCAGGGAGTATTGGATGCTCTAAACCAAGCAGTGAAATTTTCCAATACGTCGAGAAAAAAATAAACAGGTCTTCAGATGCGTGCATTTATATTGGTGATGCGTTTCCGATTGATGTAGTAGGCGCAAAAAATGCAAAATGGAAATCGATCTGGTTTAACCGTCGTCATCATATCATGCCAGAAAAAACGAATGTTAAACCAGATTTTGTTGTGCAGTCAGAGCTGGAATTAAGTCAGCTGCTATTGACCATTTATCACATTACTTTTTCTTTTAATGAAAAGTGA
- the tyrS gene encoding tyrosine--tRNA ligase → MKIYDELVARGLIAQVTDEEQIRDLVNAGGAKFYIGFDPTADSLHVGHFMALCLMRRLQQAGNRPVVLVGGGTGYIGDPSGRTDLRQMLTPEVIQHNCECFKKQMSRFIEFGEDKALLVNNADWLLDLNYIEMLRDIGVHFSVNNMLRAEAYKQRMARGLSFLEFNYMIMQAYDFYHLHQEYGVNMQFGGNDQWSNMLAGTELIRKKTGDDAYAMTITLLLNSEGKKMGKTGKGAVWLDPNKTSPFEFYQYWRNVDDADVMKCLRMLTFLPLDVIDDMEKWDDSRINEKKEILAYELTNLVHGEEEAKKAQKVSRNLFTGKGNDSDMPKVEISESQLTDNEISVVDLLVESQIAKSKSEARRLINQNGISIDGDKVTDQNEKISLEALKKGFVLKKGKKVFKKFILK, encoded by the coding sequence ATGAAGATTTATGATGAATTGGTAGCAAGAGGATTAATTGCTCAGGTAACAGATGAAGAACAAATTCGCGATTTAGTGAATGCAGGAGGAGCTAAATTTTATATCGGTTTTGACCCTACTGCAGATTCTCTTCATGTTGGCCATTTTATGGCATTATGCTTAATGAGAAGGCTGCAGCAGGCTGGAAATCGCCCCGTTGTTTTAGTCGGCGGCGGGACGGGGTATATTGGAGATCCCTCAGGCCGGACAGATTTGCGGCAAATGCTGACACCAGAAGTCATTCAGCATAACTGCGAATGTTTTAAAAAACAAATGTCAAGATTTATCGAATTTGGCGAAGATAAGGCACTTTTAGTTAACAATGCAGATTGGCTCTTAGATTTAAATTATATCGAAATGCTTCGCGATATTGGGGTTCACTTCTCTGTTAATAATATGTTGAGAGCAGAAGCTTATAAGCAAAGAATGGCAAGGGGACTTTCATTCCTTGAATTCAATTACATGATTATGCAGGCCTATGATTTTTATCATCTTCATCAGGAATACGGCGTCAATATGCAGTTTGGCGGCAACGATCAGTGGAGCAATATGCTGGCTGGGACAGAATTGATCCGTAAAAAAACTGGTGATGATGCGTATGCCATGACCATTACACTGCTTCTCAACTCAGAAGGTAAGAAAATGGGCAAAACAGGAAAGGGTGCAGTTTGGTTGGATCCAAATAAAACAAGTCCTTTTGAATTTTACCAATATTGGCGTAATGTCGATGATGCAGATGTAATGAAATGTCTGCGCATGCTGACATTTTTGCCGTTAGATGTTATTGATGATATGGAAAAATGGGATGATTCAAGAATTAACGAGAAAAAAGAAATCCTGGCTTATGAACTGACTAATTTAGTTCATGGTGAAGAAGAAGCCAAAAAAGCACAGAAAGTATCGAGAAACCTATTTACGGGTAAAGGAAACGATTCAGATATGCCTAAAGTAGAGATTTCAGAATCTCAGTTGACAGATAATGAAATCAGTGTTGTCGATTTATTAGTAGAATCACAAATAGCAAAAAGTAAATCTGAAGCAAGAAGATTAATTAATCAAAATGGTATTTCCATTGACGGAGATAAAGTAACAGATCAAAATGAAAAAATCTCTTTAGAAGCATTGAAAAAAGGCTTTGTTTTAAAGAAAGGGAAAAAAGTATTTAAAAAATTTATTCTCAAATAA
- a CDS encoding nucleotidyltransferase: MKALGIVAEYNPFHNGHQYLIQMSKEKVKPDAVIAVMSGPFVQRGTPAVLDKWTRCQIALSNGADLVCELPVVWATANAEVFASGAVSILNALQCSYISFGSEIGKTEPLANIAHLLSSEPPLFKSILQTELSHGYGFAKAREKCVARLLSPADAEILSQPNNILGIEYLKAIDRSQFNISPITIKRLGAAHDQKTQHSFSSSALRNLIKTNNIDLAKNYLPYSTQILKHTNIVHLERNYENFIRAKLLTSSVKQLKTLPDVSEGLEFSIYNTKKQIPFPSYQNIINSVSSKRIPKSRIRRILFYLALNISNSIIKECWENEVPYIKILGMNTRGRTYLSSIKKSLQIPLLVNPKSNQVKLNMQARDILNFDVRAQNLWNFLNEDSSLFQDYRHLPILNFK, from the coding sequence GTGAAAGCTCTGGGCATTGTCGCAGAATATAATCCCTTTCACAATGGACATCAATATTTAATTCAAATGTCTAAAGAAAAGGTAAAACCAGATGCCGTAATTGCTGTTATGAGCGGTCCATTCGTTCAGCGTGGCACGCCGGCTGTACTTGACAAATGGACCCGCTGCCAAATAGCATTATCAAACGGTGCTGATTTAGTTTGTGAACTCCCTGTAGTTTGGGCTACGGCAAATGCCGAAGTTTTTGCAAGCGGTGCTGTTTCAATATTAAATGCTCTTCAATGTTCTTATATATCATTTGGTTCTGAAATTGGGAAAACAGAACCTCTTGCTAATATCGCGCATCTATTATCGTCAGAACCTCCACTATTTAAATCTATACTCCAAACCGAACTTTCCCACGGATATGGTTTTGCAAAAGCTCGGGAAAAGTGCGTTGCACGACTATTAAGTCCTGCGGATGCTGAAATTTTATCACAGCCGAATAATATCCTCGGTATTGAATATTTAAAAGCTATTGACCGCAGCCAATTTAATATTTCTCCCATTACGATTAAGCGCCTTGGTGCTGCTCACGATCAAAAAACACAGCATTCTTTTTCATCATCTGCCCTTCGAAATTTAATAAAAACAAATAACATCGACTTAGCGAAAAACTATTTGCCCTATTCAACTCAGATATTAAAACATACAAACATTGTCCATCTGGAAAGAAATTATGAGAATTTTATTAGAGCAAAACTTCTTACTTCATCTGTTAAACAGTTAAAAACATTGCCAGATGTCTCAGAGGGTCTTGAGTTTTCAATATATAATACCAAAAAGCAAATTCCTTTTCCTTCATACCAAAATATAATCAATTCTGTTTCCTCAAAACGAATCCCTAAAAGCAGAATTCGACGCATTCTTTTTTACTTAGCTCTGAATATTTCAAATTCTATAATAAAAGAATGCTGGGAAAATGAAGTTCCATATATAAAAATTTTAGGTATGAACACGCGCGGACGAACATATCTGTCATCAATAAAAAAGAGCCTGCAAATCCCTTTATTAGTAAATCCAAAAAGCAATCAAGTAAAACTAAATATGCAAGCCAGAGATATCCTAAATTTTGACGTGCGCGCCCAAAATTTATGGAATTTCCTAAACGAAGACTCTTCTTTATTTCAGGATTATCGTCATCTGCCTATTTTAAATTTTAAATAA
- a CDS encoding Crp/Fnr family transcriptional regulator, translating into MKVNFELLTHINIFNHMNADEISALLNYLNYRTQTFQRKTTICCAGDYTSEFGIILNGEASIENIDFWGNVSIIAHLSAGSIFAESYAITREALAVDVIAQKKCQVLFISLNNIFDSDNIHDPLVLSGQKKLVHNLLILCSKKNLHLSHRIFHTSSKTIRGRVISYLSFLSKEKKCADFNIPFNRQQLADYLNVDRSALSHELSKMQKEGLILIDKNHFSLKEKVM; encoded by the coding sequence ATGAAAGTAAATTTCGAATTATTAACCCATATCAATATTTTCAATCACATGAATGCAGATGAAATCAGCGCGCTCTTAAACTACCTTAATTATCGAACACAGACATTTCAACGCAAAACAACTATTTGTTGTGCCGGTGACTATACTTCAGAGTTCGGAATCATATTAAATGGAGAAGCAAGTATTGAAAACATTGATTTTTGGGGAAATGTTTCAATCATTGCCCATTTATCTGCCGGGTCAATTTTTGCCGAAAGTTATGCCATAACCAGAGAGGCATTAGCAGTAGATGTTATTGCTCAAAAAAAATGCCAGGTTTTATTTATTTCTTTAAATAACATATTTGATTCCGATAATATTCATGATCCTCTTGTTCTTTCAGGGCAGAAAAAACTAGTTCACAATCTTTTGATTTTATGCAGCAAAAAAAATCTTCATCTCTCGCATCGGATTTTTCATACTTCAAGCAAAACTATTCGCGGACGCGTTATTTCCTACCTTTCTTTTCTTTCAAAAGAAAAAAAATGTGCGGATTTTAATATTCCTTTTAATCGGCAGCAACTGGCAGATTATCTCAACGTAGATCGTTCTGCATTATCTCATGAACTATCTAAAATGCAAAAAGAAGGTTTAATCCTAATAGATAAAAATCACTTTTCATTAAAAGAAAAAGTAATGTGA
- a CDS encoding ferredoxin produces MKYKVNDGCIGCGACEATCPEIFFINDEGVAEARDIEVTSDLEESAEEAMDGCPVGVIEQIQ; encoded by the coding sequence ATGAAGTATAAAGTAAACGATGGATGTATTGGATGTGGAGCATGCGAAGCGACGTGCCCTGAAATCTTTTTTATTAATGATGAAGGTGTGGCAGAAGCTCGCGACATTGAAGTAACTTCCGATTTAGAAGAAAGCGCTGAAGAAGCAATGGATGGCTGCCCAGTTGGCGTTATTGAACAGATTCAATAA
- the aspS gene encoding aspartate--tRNA ligase → MMETHFRSAVCGEVNENKVGQTVKLAGWADSRRDLGGVIFVDLRDRSGKVQIVFNEQIVGKEFPIAEKIRDEYVLNVEGVVQLRTPETVNPKMETGKVEVMVNHITILDTSATPPIYVKDDDKSGESIRLKYRYLDLRKPKNQKILMTRAKVASIVRNYLNEHGFCEIETPILGKTTPEGARDFLVPSRVQKGKFFGLPQSPQLFKQILMISGMDRYYQLAKCFRDEDLRQDRQPEFTQIDMEMSFVTKDDILPIMEEMIAKIFKEIRGIELKRPFLRMTWREAMDRFGSDKPDMRFGMELHDLSDILKDSSFKVFSGAIQRGGSVRALIAKDAQGKLSKKALKNLEKFAKIYKAKGLAWIDVKNDETQMKTPILKFISEEEKQAIYDRLGAEEGDYIFMIADTDQIACTALGQLRLELARRLKIDVSNQFKFLWVIDFPLLEYDDEQGRYVAVHHPFTAPLDEDIPLLETAPEKVRSDAYDMVVNGVELGGGSIRIHNGDIQEKMFKALNLSEETVQTQFGFLMEALKYGTPPHGGLAFGFDRLMMMLMDIDNIRDVIAFPKTQNHSDLMTDAPAEAGLDQLIDLGISVDEDIV, encoded by the coding sequence ATGATGGAAACACATTTTAGGTCTGCCGTTTGCGGTGAAGTAAACGAAAATAAAGTTGGCCAGACCGTAAAGTTAGCGGGATGGGCTGACAGCCGACGAGATTTAGGCGGCGTTATTTTTGTTGATCTTCGGGATCGTTCTGGAAAAGTTCAAATTGTATTTAATGAACAGATTGTTGGAAAAGAATTTCCTATTGCGGAAAAAATCAGAGATGAGTATGTCTTAAATGTCGAAGGTGTTGTTCAGCTAAGAACTCCTGAAACCGTTAATCCGAAAATGGAAACGGGAAAAGTTGAAGTGATGGTCAATCATATCACGATCTTAGATACTTCAGCTACTCCTCCTATCTATGTTAAAGATGATGATAAATCGGGTGAAAGCATACGGCTGAAATACCGTTATCTTGATTTGAGAAAGCCCAAAAATCAGAAGATTTTGATGACACGGGCCAAGGTTGCTTCAATTGTTAGAAATTATCTTAACGAACATGGTTTCTGTGAAATTGAAACGCCAATTTTAGGAAAAACGACACCAGAAGGTGCACGTGATTTCTTGGTCCCTTCGAGAGTTCAAAAGGGCAAATTTTTTGGATTGCCCCAGAGCCCTCAGCTATTTAAACAGATATTGATGATTTCTGGAATGGACCGCTATTATCAGTTGGCTAAATGTTTCAGAGATGAAGATTTAAGACAAGATCGTCAACCCGAATTTACTCAAATTGATATGGAAATGTCTTTTGTCACAAAAGATGATATCCTGCCAATCATGGAAGAAATGATTGCTAAAATCTTTAAGGAAATTCGAGGCATAGAATTAAAACGACCATTCTTGAGAATGACTTGGAGAGAAGCGATGGATCGCTTTGGCTCTGATAAGCCTGATATGAGATTTGGAATGGAACTGCATGATCTTTCAGATATTTTGAAAGATTCTTCTTTTAAAGTCTTTTCAGGTGCGATTCAACGCGGCGGATCTGTGCGCGCTTTAATTGCTAAGGACGCTCAGGGAAAATTATCTAAAAAAGCATTAAAGAATTTAGAAAAATTTGCGAAGATTTATAAGGCTAAGGGTTTGGCATGGATAGATGTCAAAAACGATGAAACGCAAATGAAAACGCCAATTCTGAAGTTTATTTCAGAAGAAGAAAAGCAGGCAATATATGATCGTTTAGGAGCTGAAGAAGGCGATTATATTTTTATGATCGCGGATACAGATCAAATTGCATGCACAGCGCTTGGACAGTTGCGATTAGAACTTGCTCGCCGTCTTAAAATTGATGTCTCCAATCAGTTTAAATTTTTATGGGTTATCGATTTCCCGTTGCTCGAATATGACGATGAACAAGGACGTTATGTTGCCGTTCATCATCCTTTCACGGCGCCTTTGGATGAAGATATTCCATTGTTGGAAACAGCGCCTGAAAAGGTCCGTTCAGATGCCTATGATATGGTTGTCAATGGTGTGGAACTTGGCGGTGGTTCTATCCGTATCCATAATGGTGATATCCAGGAAAAAATGTTTAAAGCACTGAATCTATCAGAAGAAACAGTTCAAACACAGTTTGGTTTCCTGATGGAAGCGTTAAAATATGGGACGCCACCGCATGGCGGTCTGGCTTTTGGATTTGACCGCTTAATGATGATGTTGATGGATATTGATAATATCCGCGATGTTATTGCATTCCCGAAAACTCAAAATCATAGTGATTTAATGACAGATGCTCCGGCAGAAGCTGGCTTGGATCAGTTAATTGATTTAGGTATCAGCGTTGACGAAGATATTGTTTAA
- a CDS encoding YceD family protein, whose protein sequence is MKIKVSQLHGKIPYQADFQVYSKDIVDDNHELNGEISDQGLHVTGQVSLLNRHQAMCDLHITGVMLFECARCLKLTPYSCDYEYHEPVDIGDSELYIDLIPCVEECLYINEPFRVLCKPDCKGICPKCGANLNEQACQCKDETDSQNNSEIDPRMEVLKKLL, encoded by the coding sequence ATGAAGATAAAAGTTTCGCAGTTGCATGGTAAAATCCCTTATCAAGCTGATTTTCAAGTTTATTCAAAAGATATTGTCGATGACAATCATGAATTGAACGGAGAAATATCAGATCAGGGCTTACATGTAACGGGACAAGTCTCTTTGTTAAATCGGCATCAGGCAATGTGTGATTTACATATTACCGGGGTCATGCTTTTTGAGTGTGCAAGATGCTTAAAATTAACACCTTATTCGTGCGATTATGAATATCATGAACCGGTAGATATTGGAGATTCAGAATTATATATAGATCTTATTCCTTGTGTGGAAGAATGTCTTTATATTAACGAGCCTTTTCGAGTCTTATGTAAACCGGATTGTAAGGGAATTTGTCCAAAATGCGGTGCAAATTTAAATGAACAAGCTTGTCAGTGCAAGGACGAAACAGATTCTCAAAATAATAGTGAGATTGATCCAAGAATGGAAGTCTTAAAAAAGCTGTTATAA
- a CDS encoding aminopeptidase: MEQLTFNEKLNNLAQIACDLGVNLQPGQKLLINTPVSCSDFARLIAEKAFERNAKDVMIQYHDEYFSKIRYQHADLEALTSIPKWQQEKMNDYVNQNFAIISIYAEDPDAMQDVDAAKIVAANKAMQKAGKRYQNAILNDQIRWCVISVPTSGWAHKVFPELPVEEAVQKLWDAVFYSTRTDVKDPIHAWQTHNNNFHQKVNFLNQHQFKELIYTSSSGTNLHVGMPENHIWSGGSEVAQDGISFFPNMPTEEIFCAPHKDRINGKLVSTHPLVYNGQLIDHFQFTFKDGIVTDFSAEQGYETLKALIESTSGSNQLGEVSFVPYDSPIQNLNLLFYNTLFDENASCHFALGAAYPSCIKNGQSMDDKELTAAGLNVSDTHVDFMVGSSDLDIVGVDSEGKTCQIFKDGNWAF; the protein is encoded by the coding sequence ATGGAACAGCTGACATTCAATGAAAAATTAAACAATTTAGCACAAATAGCCTGCGATCTGGGCGTCAATCTTCAGCCCGGTCAAAAACTACTGATCAATACGCCTGTATCTTGTTCTGATTTTGCGCGTCTAATTGCAGAAAAGGCTTTTGAAAGGAATGCAAAAGATGTCATGATTCAATATCATGATGAATATTTTTCTAAAATTCGTTATCAACATGCTGATCTCGAAGCATTGACCTCAATACCGAAATGGCAGCAGGAAAAAATGAACGATTACGTCAATCAAAATTTCGCGATTATCTCAATTTATGCAGAAGATCCTGATGCAATGCAAGACGTCGATGCTGCAAAAATTGTTGCTGCAAATAAAGCTATGCAAAAAGCAGGAAAGCGATATCAAAATGCCATATTAAACGATCAAATTCGTTGGTGTGTTATTTCCGTTCCTACGTCAGGATGGGCACATAAAGTGTTCCCTGAACTTCCTGTTGAAGAAGCCGTCCAAAAATTATGGGACGCTGTTTTCTACAGTACAAGAACCGATGTAAAAGATCCCATCCATGCTTGGCAAACCCATAACAATAACTTTCATCAAAAAGTCAATTTTTTAAACCAGCACCAATTTAAAGAATTAATTTATACTTCCTCTTCAGGTACAAATTTACATGTTGGAATGCCAGAAAATCATATCTGGTCTGGTGGATCCGAAGTTGCACAAGATGGTATATCATTCTTTCCAAATATGCCTACCGAAGAAATCTTTTGCGCGCCCCATAAGGATCGTATTAACGGCAAACTCGTAAGCACGCATCCATTAGTCTATAATGGACAATTAATTGATCATTTCCAATTTACATTCAAAGATGGTATCGTAACTGATTTTTCAGCAGAACAGGGATATGAAACCCTAAAGGCGCTTATTGAATCCACTTCAGGGAGCAACCAACTTGGAGAAGTTTCTTTTGTTCCTTATGATTCACCTATTCAGAATTTAAATCTTCTTTTTTATAATACCTTGTTTGATGAAAATGCAAGTTGTCATTTTGCCTTAGGCGCTGCGTATCCATCTTGCATCAAAAATGGCCAATCTATGGATGACAAAGAATTAACAGCAGCTGGGCTCAATGTATCCGATACCCATGTGGATTTTATGGTCGGCTCTTCTGATTTAGATATCGTTGGTGTTGATTCTGAAGGAAAAACATGTCAAATTTTCAAAGATGGAAATTGGGCTTTCTGA
- a CDS encoding SoxR reducing system RseC family protein: MIEYGTIKKIKKNNIARVKITRHEMCGNCKACELGTSNKSMTVDAKNEINAKEGDRVALEMEFANLMKASGIAYGLPLIGFFIGIFLGYSCLANIFHLDAVYCGFFTGLIVMFCAYGLIHLMDKRGKFEKGKYEPVIVNVINFNNKDNKD; encoded by the coding sequence ATGATTGAGTACGGAACAATAAAAAAAATAAAGAAGAATAACATTGCTCGTGTTAAAATTACGCGTCATGAAATGTGCGGAAACTGTAAAGCATGTGAATTGGGAACTTCTAACAAATCAATGACAGTCGATGCAAAAAATGAAATCAATGCTAAAGAAGGCGATCGTGTAGCATTAGAGATGGAGTTCGCAAATTTGATGAAAGCGAGCGGCATTGCCTATGGTCTTCCTCTTATTGGATTTTTTATTGGGATTTTCTTGGGTTATTCTTGTTTAGCTAATATTTTTCATCTTGATGCTGTTTATTGTGGCTTTTTTACAGGATTGATTGTCATGTTCTGTGCCTATGGTTTGATTCATTTGATGGATAAACGCGGTAAATTTGAAAAAGGCAAATATGAACCTGTAATTGTTAATGTTATTAATTTTAATAACAAAGACAATAAAGACTAA
- a CDS encoding chromate transporter yields MKNKITFSELYLTFFKIGLMMFGGGYAMLPILQREIVENKKWVSEEEIADYYAIGQCTPGAIAVNTATFLGYKKRGILGGIVATLGVISPSLLIIMLLANIISRFAHYPLVVNAFKGIRVAVFILILNSVVKIGKSSIVDKATLLIFIAVLVVSVLTKISPIIPVLAAALLGIVIKIFYRRKERNK; encoded by the coding sequence ATGAAAAATAAAATTACATTTTCAGAACTATACCTTACTTTTTTTAAAATTGGACTGATGATGTTTGGTGGCGGTTATGCTATGCTGCCTATTTTACAAAGAGAAATTGTTGAAAATAAGAAATGGGTGTCTGAAGAAGAAATAGCCGATTATTACGCTATAGGGCAGTGTACACCAGGTGCTATAGCAGTCAATACAGCGACTTTTTTAGGTTATAAAAAACGTGGCATATTAGGCGGAATTGTCGCAACTTTGGGAGTCATTTCGCCATCCCTATTAATTATCATGTTGTTGGCAAATATTATTAGCCGTTTTGCCCATTATCCTTTGGTAGTGAATGCATTTAAAGGAATTAGGGTAGCTGTCTTTATCCTTATTCTCAATTCTGTTGTAAAAATCGGGAAAAGTTCTATTGTTGATAAAGCGACTTTGCTTATTTTTATTGCAGTTTTGGTTGTATCAGTTTTAACTAAAATTTCGCCTATAATTCCTGTCCTTGCAGCTGCATTATTAGGGATTGTGATAAAAATTTTTTACCGAAGAAAAGAGAGAAATAAATAG
- a CDS encoding acetate/propionate family kinase, which translates to MKVLVINAGSSSLKYQLLDMDTETVMAKGLAERIGIEGSVVTHQPKGKDKVQFKRPMDTHKEALDIIFKALVDENHGVIKSLDEIDAIGHRTVHGGEAFASSVVINDEVIKKMEENSVLAPLHNPANLIGIRACQEMLPGVPMVAVFDTAFHQTMPPKAFIYPLPYELYEKYGIRKYGFHGTSHRFVTLQAAKLMNKPLKELKLISCHLGNGASIAAVCHGESIDTSMGLTPLAGLAMGTRCGDIDPEILVFLRQRGYTTEELDRMMNKESGVLGISGVSSDFRDIEQAAREGNKRAKLALDVFQYRVKTTIGAYAAAMNGVDGIIFTAGLGENSSTARAAICDGLSYLGVDLDPEKNQIRGKEMIISTDDATTKVMVIPTNEELMIARDTVELVGKAK; encoded by the coding sequence ATGAAAGTACTCGTTATTAATGCCGGCAGTTCGTCATTAAAATACCAGTTATTGGATATGGACACGGAAACTGTAATGGCAAAAGGTTTGGCAGAAAGAATTGGAATTGAAGGATCTGTCGTAACACATCAACCTAAGGGAAAAGACAAGGTTCAATTTAAACGTCCGATGGATACACATAAAGAAGCTTTGGACATTATTTTCAAAGCTTTAGTTGACGAAAATCATGGTGTTATTAAGTCATTAGATGAAATTGATGCAATTGGTCACCGCACGGTCCACGGTGGTGAAGCGTTTGCTTCTTCAGTGGTCATTAATGATGAAGTAATTAAAAAGATGGAAGAAAATTCTGTTTTGGCACCGCTTCACAATCCAGCAAACTTAATTGGAATTCGTGCTTGCCAAGAAATGCTTCCAGGGGTTCCTATGGTTGCAGTTTTTGATACCGCTTTCCATCAAACGATGCCGCCTAAGGCTTTTATTTATCCGCTGCCATATGAATTATATGAAAAATACGGCATTAGAAAATATGGTTTCCATGGTACATCTCATCGCTTTGTTACTTTGCAGGCCGCAAAACTGATGAATAAACCCCTCAAAGAGCTTAAGCTGATTTCCTGCCATTTAGGTAATGGTGCCAGCATTGCTGCAGTTTGTCATGGAGAATCTATTGATACATCCATGGGGTTGACTCCGTTAGCTGGCCTTGCAATGGGAACAAGATGCGGCGATATTGACCCGGAAATTCTAGTATTCCTTCGTCAGAGAGGCTATACTACAGAAGAATTAGACCGTATGATGAACAAAGAATCTGGTGTTTTAGGTATTTCTGGAGTTAGTTCAGATTTCAGAGATATTGAACAGGCTGCTAGAGAAGGCAATAAACGCGCAAAATTAGCGTTAGATGTTTTCCAGTATCGTGTTAAAACAACGATTGGTGCATATGCAGCAGCTATGAATGGGGTAGATGGCATTATCTTTACTGCAGGACTTGGAGAAAATTCAAGTACGGCGAGAGCTGCTATCTGCGATGGCTTGAGTTATTTAGGCGTTGATTTGGATCCAGAAAAAAATCAGATTCGAGGAAAAGAAATGATCATTTCAACTGATGATGCAACAACTAAGGTGATGGTCATTCCAACAAACGAAGAATTAATGATCGCAAGAGATACAGTTGAATTAGTAGGAAAGGCAAAATAA
- a CDS encoding chromate transporter translates to MLYLKLFWEFFKTGLFAIGGGMATLPFLSAIGETTKWFSSLQLANMVAVSESTPGPLGINMATYVGYTVSHAAGAIVATLSEVLPSIIIISIVAAVLQKFKNNQYIQDGFYGLRAASTGLIAAACFSVAKVAILKMNFHVRAKNLLTLMKWINWKALLFAFILLIFTNWVPKTKRWHPIVFIAISAFVGIIWKF, encoded by the coding sequence GTGCTTTATTTAAAACTTTTTTGGGAATTTTTTAAAACTGGATTATTTGCAATTGGGGGAGGTATGGCAACACTCCCATTTTTGAGTGCGATTGGAGAGACGACAAAGTGGTTCAGTTCTTTGCAGCTTGCCAATATGGTAGCAGTTTCAGAATCAACGCCGGGGCCGCTTGGCATCAACATGGCAACATATGTTGGCTATACGGTTTCCCATGCGGCAGGTGCAATTGTAGCGACATTAAGTGAAGTGCTACCGTCTATTATTATTATCAGCATAGTGGCAGCAGTTCTTCAAAAATTTAAAAATAATCAATATATACAAGATGGCTTTTATGGATTAAGAGCGGCTTCTACAGGTTTGATTGCGGCAGCATGCTTTTCAGTTGCAAAAGTTGCTATACTAAAAATGAATTTTCATGTTCGTGCTAAGAATTTATTAACTTTGATGAAATGGATCAATTGGAAAGCATTGCTTTTTGCTTTTATCCTTTTAATTTTTACTAATTGGGTTCCAAAAACCAAACGATGGCATCCAATTGTTTTTATTGCTATATCAGCTTTTGTCGGAATCATTTGGAAATTTTGA